The Toxotes jaculatrix isolate fToxJac2 chromosome 17, fToxJac2.pri, whole genome shotgun sequence genomic interval ATTAACGGTCCACCCCCggcttccctctttctctctctctctctctctctctctctctctctctctttctgtctctctctctctctttccccctccaactctgcctcttttcttcctctatcTGCTCTGTTCTTTTGCCCAGCAGGAGAACTCAGCGGTAGGCAGGTCCAGTGTCGAGGAGCGACCGACGCGAAAACTTTGCTTCAGACAAATTGAATCGATAACCGACCGAGGGCTCTGATTGGACGCCTCGGGGCCACGGGACACGCCCTGCCCGAAGCGGATTGGCTGGTTTTGCTGTCAGTGCCGAGGCTTTATATCCGAGGCTGACTGCGTAGGTTGATCCAAACATCTGACTGTTTGACTGCGAGGATACTTGAGGCAAAAAAAGCTCGTTTCCATTTTAAAGACTGTAACATAATGTAAATACAGAACATGATCTTGTAACTTCTgattataataaataatttcctgtccaaacactgacaacaacagcagcagcagcagcactttaATAATAACCATAAATGAAAATAGGTGAGTCTTTGTCGCAGGGAGAAGAAACTCTTACGTTGCCTGCCCCTCACTCAAAACACATATAAACAATAGAAATAGATGGTCGGTGAGCTGCAGTTACTTAACAAGCAGTACTTAAAAGTGACATGAGGAAAAAGATCAAAAGCCAAACACAATAATTCACTATcaggtaaaaaaataaactgttatttGTCATCTTTATGTGTTCTAATTATTCTCTAGTTTAAAAACTCTGTTAAACAGTCTGGAGGAGTCAGTTTTGTTACTATCCAGTGGGTTTTTAGCAAAGGTTGAAGACATATTTAGATCATATTTAGATCCTAAGTATCAGTAACTGTGCTCTGTTCTGAGTAAAAGTAGTTGTGTAATGTAACAAATTTCATTTACCCTTCGTGCACAAATTAGACGCACTTGTATTTGAGTGTTGTGGTTTACTTCTACTCTTCTACACCTCAGAGAAATGTTCTTACttcaacacatttgtttacagctacagttacttGCATTAAGATTTTACAGACAAGACATAGgatataaaatatgatgtttCTTACATATAATCCAACAGTGTATAAAGTGTTTAAAATGAGTTTCACCATGACGCACTACGTTAAAGATGTTTTTACACAGTGATGCATCAACAGTAATAATTTACTGATACAACTCATTATATAACACTGCCAATTTCTAAGTAACTGCTCCATGTACTTGGGTTGTTCAGCCTCTAACAGTGCATCATACTGtattaaattattcaaatgttttgaaagaACATTTCAAAGTGAAAGTAGGCAAAGCTGTTAGATGAATtaataaatacagatttttaaaaaatggtgtaaaagttaaaatatttatCTATATGAAATATAGAGGACATAAgctgtgaagaagaaaagaagaaaatagcTCCACCTCAACCGATCACAGCAGTGAAATGTTGCTCACTCGTTCATATCTGACTACAAATATAACATATAACAGTAGAACAGTCACAGGGGCTACCTTTCTGCATTATGTACTTTAAGTACATTCTCCTGGCTACACTTAAGGAAGATTTTAACTTATAATGGTGTACTTAAACTCCATTTACTCCACTTAAACctaagtaaaagatctgaacaCTTCCTCCAACACCCTACACTACAGTTTGTTACTGCAGGTGTGCGCTACAGACCTTCAGTCATTCAGAAAGAAAAGTGAGTCACAACACAGCTCCTGTAAACATGCGAAGCGATGGCCAGGTCTGTCTGCCTTGTAAGGTAAACcgattctctctgttttctctctctctctctctctctctctctctctctctctctctctctctctctctctctgtcacacacacacacacacacacacacacattttcacacacgcAGAGCAGGAAAGATGCCGACACGGGATAGCCCTGACAGTCAGGAGAAAGTGCTCTTCCATATATGGACAAACTTCCAACGGTGGATGTTTGGGAAAGTGATGTCACAGACAGGGAGCAGACTGCCAGCTCACCGCCCGGTCCCCGGTTTAAGGAAGccagctgtggctgctgtgcAGAGGTGCAGCAAATACAGAGCAGCATTGTGCTGATGAAAGTCAATGGTACTAATCACTGATAAGGCACTATTTAAATTTATAAAGGGTTTGTAGGTTCTAGGTAATTAATGGCTCGATTAGcttgtttaaattatttattaaagtTTTATAGATTAGTTTTACATAGTACTTTGGTATTTGGCTTGACAGTAGACTGTTGTTTAAGATACCAACCCAACATCTGactttgaatttaaaaattaaattacgTTCTCTTCACAGGATTAAAAGTGGTctgtcatttaaatgtaaaattattgtTATCTTATATGTCTGCACTTGATTATGGAGATACTCTACTGTCACACTCACCCATCATTATTTGAGAAGCTGAGCCCTGTATATCATAGAGAATTACTGAATGGGCCTACCGAGGGCAGGGTACCCCCTGTAAGTACTCATGCGCTCACTCTGgaacatgaatatctgtaccccattcatggcaatccatccgaTTCTTGTTGAGCTAtttcactaaaaaacaaaaatgttaacctcatggtggcgttagatgaaaagtcagggtaTCGCCAAAGTTGGTAGGATACTTTGCCTGGTAAAAAtcaatgtctgtaccaaatgtcATGGTAAAccatccaatagctgttgagacatttcagtttttggacCTAAGTGGATCACCGTCCCTGAAGCCAAGCTGCGAACGTGGTTAAAGAGGCTGTTAACTGTTACTTTTGCATTTAATGTGTTAATGAGTTTTCTATCATTAATCACTTTTGTGAATTTCCACAGCGTCCATTATGTGATTTTAACACACAGCCAGCATATGACACTAAAAACTAAAGGAGATCAAACCCACAGAGCAGCAACAGGATCTCTAATTGGCCggctgacaaaagagacacgTCCTCTTGAAGCTGCAAATGATGGCTTATTAAACGCATGAATCAACTCATTCTAATTAACCACTGAAATGTGTATAATTATTCTGGTGACACACTCCAGGCTGCAcacttgggtttttttttttttggtagacTGGAGAATTTCTTCCCGCTCCAGCTACTTGACGTCAACACAATACTATTCAGCAGAATCCCAGAATATCTTGTGAACAGCCAGTGGTGCAAAGAAGCTCAGCCCTGCTTTCCGAGGCGCTCAGGTCATGTGAAGAGCCGGTACATTTGGCTCTGTCTGGTCTCTGGCAAGTTCCCAAGGTATTCCAATCATGTTGGGAGGGGAATTCTTAAATAGCTGTCCTTGCTGTTAAAGCTGAGCCATGTATGGGATACTGCGGAACAACCATGATAATCCCATTGAATTGTACATGTGTTTGGATTTGTGGTCAAACCACTTGAGCCAAAACACCATCTGGGACCAAAAGGAACATACTGTAGGCACAGGATAAGGAATGTCACAACGCAGTCTAAAAGGAGAGTTTTGCTCTTTTagaaaataaagcagcagtGTGCGAGGGACTGGCTTCGACTGGAGGCTCAAACGCAGGATCTGACTTAAAGCCTCTAAAAACTTGGCTTCAGATCTTAAAGGGaaactccactgattttacacatcaaagtctgtttacaggtctcGCTTCTGCATGTGTGAAGAGAGTTGCTTCAAAGGCAGCTGCATGAAGTCTGATGGATCGTCTCAAAagatgtcacttgagtcagcaTCAGTTGAGTGTGAagactacaagtttgaaaatgaaaaataaaaatctgttggTGTGAAGTTGGAAACAAGTGATCATATCAGATCTCTGTAGCCCGCCCCTAATCTCTGCTTGAGTAACAGCTAGCACAACACACTAATAGCACAACACACCTGAACCTCCATTGTGGATAAAGCAGGTATTCTTCTTTCTTGGCAAAGAATAATAATACATGGAGCAGTTTCCATCCACATTTGGTGCAAATTAACGAAAGACAATTAATGCATGTGAATATTAGGAGTTGGTTCATTGACATAAACAGCTGGGAGCACTAATTTCTCAACTGGATGccattaaattattaaaagagCTCCAGTCAAACCTCAGTCAGTGGAAAACACTGTTATGGCATTAGAGTTTCAGTTCCCTTTAATTGGTGCACCAACCTTTCCACCCCATCTGCAAACCTTTTTGCTGTAATATGAAATTGTTGGCTtgtcagctttttttaaaaaaaaaacaggcagatggaaacacacctgctgcatctgttttgattcgttttttttttaagctgtccTAAATATGCAAACTTTAAGTTTGGAGTTTCATGAGTTTCACACTCAAAATCTCAGCTAGTGCTTAATttggactgtgtgggtgtttgaCATCCAGCGACATCCAATTTTGATTCAAATGCTGCTCAATTGTGATTGGTGATTGGTAGGGAAATTGTGACATCACCTTTTTCAAAAGTGAGTCCCGCCCACCTCAAATCAGTAAGAAACTcgaagacaaaaacaacaatttctTACTATGAGTGTTGTGAGACCACAACACTCATAGTAAGAAactgacagaggaaggaaaggttTTCTGGGCctttgagaaactgaaaaagttATGGTGTCCCCTCCCAAACCAATATGATGCATCTGACTAAACCCATGCTTGCTCCAGTGGAACTCCTCAAAGGCTGTGGTTGCACTGGGCTCCTCCCAGTTGTGAATGTGGCCTACAGTACGAGGGAGGGAAAGAGCACACAGTCAGTTAACCTtccctgaataaataaagataaaaaaactCCATTGTAAGTTCACTAATGAGTGCCATTCTCTTCCAACGTGACCAGCCAAAGACACTTGAGCTTTTTGTGCAgtaactgtaaaacaaatgtgactTAATTCTTTCAGGGAATTCGTTAAATTCAACTCTCTGCATAATTTTGATTGATGTTACAGCTGTAAAACAGTAGTGTTAGCAGACTCCCTTACACACCCCTGCATCTGTAGACTGTAATTAATCATTAAGCCATATGCAGCCCAGCAGGCACTCTCCagtcaaaatgtaaacaaaccccAAAGCATACAATATCCTTATTTGAATACTAGTCCCAGGGGAAACATGGGGGTTAAATGAAGGGTGTCTACTTCCTGTAGATAAGTGACAGCCACACTGAGAAGTCCTAAGAAGTAGAGGAAATTATTTTGATAAGAGAGCTGAGCAAACAACTCGATAACCCTCAACTACTTGTCTGCCAGCCCTCAGACTACCACTTCACCGCCAGCTCGTGAGGCCATGATGCCAGgggttgtgttttcttttgtattcTCTCCCCAACAACTGCTGGTTTGCCCTCTGTTAAGTCTGCTTTGTCTGGCAGAAGAGTGCCGTCGTTCAAGTGGAGACAGGAGACAACTGGCATGGCAGTTTCCTCAGAAAGTAATGATGTCATGTGCTTCGTGGACAATCACGGCactgttggtgaatctgaggagGTGTGGCAGTCCTACGCTGAACAGTCACTCGTCCATTTATGGTTATTCACCTCTTGGTGGGTCAAtatgtgaaagtgtttttcttaGAAATACTAGAAGTTATTGAGAATTTATCCAGCGGAGTGTCTGGCCATGCAGAGAAGCTCTCAAAAAAGCATTTAGATAAATATGTTGCTAAAtgatatttacaaaaaataGAACTGATCACCTGACATGGAACGTGGAATATAACTAAAGTCAAAATAAGAGCTTTAAGTTGTAAACACTGCTTGTGGTGAGTTTGTTTTGTCAGCtgcttttaaatacatttttctcaGAGTGGCCTAAGACGTAGGGACTATATTCTCCTTATAGCATCCATCCACACAAGATGTCAGCTTCTTTTTAGAGATGGACATTAACTATTTGTAACGAACCTCTCTGttattttaatcaaatgttGTAATTCTCAGTGATGTTGAAGTTTTATTCAGAGCGCCAGGCAGCTAATAACAGCCCTAACTATTCTCCTGCTGAAAGCAAAGATGGTTTTTTGGttcaatcaataaaatattcTACTCATCGGTTGCTCAGGGTCACGGCCAGATGAACAGGCTTCACATTTACTTCACAGGAGAGTTGAGGCTGCGTTGCCGTGGCAACCTGGTTTAGTACTCAGTAGTGAAGGACCTAAATCTGCAATAAAAATGACTTGTCTTTTATTACTTATAGTGTCATCATAGAATATGTAAACATTTCACCAATCAAACTGGACTGTGAATCAGAAAAGCCTTGGAAAGAAGTGGTGGCATTGTCACTGGAGAACAAATTATTCTTTAattgcaagaaaacaaaagagagctGGCTTGTAATGCTACCCAGGGGCTGGATAATGGGACAGAAAACAATTGGTAGAGACACTGAAAGCATCATTTCAATGCACAGCTTAAACAAATGGTGCTCCTTGGGATTTCTATGGAGACACAGTCAATTCTTCAGGCACCCTGAAGCAGTCTCAGCCGAGAAGCTCTTGAAAATGAGAATAAGCCCAATCAGATTTACGCTCAGTGTGAAACCGTAGAAATTAAAATGCTGCAAAGCCTTTGTCCTCCataagaccttttttttttttttgttatggtTGGAAGAGCTCCAAGTCCTGGGTGGAGCTTTGTGCAACAACCAGAGCATGACTGAGAAagaaacactgatgctgcatgAAAATAAACGAGTAGCCATTGCATTTCACTTGAAATACTTATCAACAATATTTACCTcgtgttttatattttccatCTTTTAATGTCATCCGTGGTTTTACCTAAAGAATGATGACACTGTCGAATTCATTTgttctgaaacaaaaaaaattaaccacactttttttttttgttgatgctTAATGTCTTCTGCTCATAAGCAGCATAAGCTCATGTGTCACGTGACAACaagaagcaaaatgaaaaagctgaGTTGTAAAAACCCATAGAAAACCCACTTCCTAAATTAAGTCTGTTAACAAATGATTTCTCTCTCTAGGATGAAAATGTGTCTCATTATGTTTTTAACTTCTTTTCTGAGGGCGAGGAGCCTGATTCTCCCTCTTCTGATCCCACATGAGTCCGTTTCAGAGCGCTCTGTGCTAGGCCTTTTTCTCTCCGTGGCCTGGTGTCTTCAGGCGTAATGCCAGTCTCTCCTTCTGAttctgaggacacacagaggTTCTCAGTCGCGTATGATGCCACAGTCCGGTGCTGCCCGTTCACCCCAGGGCTATGTCGGCTCTGGGAGTTACTGTCtacagctgctgagctgctgcacgCCTCTCCACCATCAGAGCTGTCTAAAGCCGGCTCTGCAGCAGGCCTCCCTTCAGTCCTGTGTCCATCCAGTGACTGAGGAGACGCAGCTGGATGTCTTTCCAGCTCAGTCCTGTCACTCCCTTCCTCATTCTCTTGGCTCTCGGGGGACATTACTGGGCTCGAACACACAAAGTCAGAAGGGCTCAGacatttttcctcctctctgccgcCACCACTTTGGGGCTTGATTCGCAGAGAGTTCTGTTCCTCGcctgatgaggaggaagacaggtCATCGATTGAGATTGATGGGTAACTGCAGGAGTCAATGGCTGAAAACAAAGCCTGTACAGACTCAGGTCGATCCCCGGCTCTGGAGACCACGTGCATGCGCCGTCGCCTCATGACATTGCGCCGCCTAACCGCGCTGCGCCGCTCCTCGTCATCACTGCTGGAGCTGGAAGTGGACGTGGAAGAGCTGGACGCTCCGGCAGGAAGtgaaggggaggaggtggggctGGACAGCGTGGAGTTGTCCCTGGGGCTCGGGGAGCGAGGCCGGGGCATGGGGTCGAGCCAAAACTCGCTCGAGTCCGAGTCTTCGTTCACCAGAAAGCCAGACTGATGCCGCTGATGCCTGCTTCGTCTCCTGGGCCGctcctccccttcttctctgGCTTGCTCTTCCCCTCCTGAGGCATCAGGTCCAGCCAGAGACGAGGACGACGAGTTATCAGAGTCACTGTGGTGACCAGCGGCAGAGGCAGCGGTGGGAGCTGGTGTGGCTCGCGTAGAGCGGCGTCCACGGGCGTGGAGCTGCATGATGGCCTCCTCGCTCAGGTCACTGTCAGAGTCGGAGCTCCAGCCCTCGATCTCTCGACGCACCAACGAGTCAAAGAAAGCCATCATGCGCGGGTCCTCCTGGATGGACTGACTGACGTAGTCATGGGACAGACCGCTGCCGCTGTTGAGCACCAGGCTGATGTACTCCTCATGGGTATAAAGGCTGCGTGATTTATCCTCCACACGGCCCTCCAGGTCACCTAGACTGTCAGGCTGCTGATAGGGACTCCACACCTGGGATGgatggagacacagagggaaataGTTAAGA includes:
- the dcaf5 gene encoding DDB1- and CUL4-associated factor 5, which translates into the protein MKELKGCGMRSSVGFLSRRELTGQPLMKEEFQRRRLAGCTSLYKKDMLGHFGCVNAIEFSNNGGEWLVSGGDDRRVLLWHMEKAIHARSKPVKLKGEHLSNIFCLAFDSTNKKVFSGGNDEQVILHDVERRETLNVFLHIDAVYSLSVSPVNDNVFASSSDDGRVLIWDTREPLHGEPFCLASYPSAFHSVMFNPVEPRLLATANSKEGVGLWDIRKPRSSLLRYGGSMSLQSAMSVRFNSTGTQLLALRRRLPPVLYELHSRLPSFQFDNQGYFNSCTMKSCCFAGDKDQYILSGSDDFNLYMWKIPKDPEAGGPGRVVNGAFMVLKGHRSIVNQVRFNPHTYMICSSGVEKVIKVWSPYQQPDSLGDLEGRVEDKSRSLYTHEEYISLVLNSGSGLSHDYVSQSIQEDPRMMAFFDSLVRREIEGWSSDSDSDLSEEAIMQLHARGRRSTRATPAPTAASAAGHHSDSDNSSSSSLAGPDASGGEEQAREEGEERPRRRSRHQRHQSGFLVNEDSDSSEFWLDPMPRPRSPSPRDNSTLSSPTSSPSLPAGASSSSTSTSSSSSDDEERRSAVRRRNVMRRRRMHVVSRAGDRPESVQALFSAIDSCSYPSISIDDLSSSSSGEEQNSLRIKPQSGGGREEEKCLSPSDFVCSSPVMSPESQENEEGSDRTELERHPAASPQSLDGHRTEGRPAAEPALDSSDGGEACSSSAAVDSNSQSRHSPGVNGQHRTVASYATENLCVSSESEGETGITPEDTRPRREKGLAQSALKRTHVGSEEGESGSSPSEKKLKT